Proteins from one Planctomyces sp. SH-PL62 genomic window:
- a CDS encoding 3-hydroxyacyl-ACP dehydratase FabZ family protein: MRFVLIDRILDVQPGRSLHAIKNLSLAEEYLADHFPGFPVMPGVLMLEALTQAGAWLIRDMEDFAHSIIVLKQAKTIKYGSFVEPGRQLELKVDLVSDVGQNATFKGVGVIDGQEMVKGRIILTRYNLREKNPLLHNTDAQIVAGLRDLYATLRKGSVGARAIARTPEPAAAKLV, translated from the coding sequence ATGCGTTTCGTCCTGATCGATCGCATCCTCGACGTCCAGCCCGGGCGTTCGCTGCACGCCATCAAGAATCTTTCGCTCGCCGAGGAATACCTCGCCGACCACTTCCCGGGATTTCCGGTCATGCCCGGGGTGCTGATGCTGGAGGCCCTGACGCAGGCCGGAGCGTGGCTGATCCGGGACATGGAAGACTTCGCCCACAGCATCATCGTGCTGAAGCAGGCCAAGACCATCAAGTACGGCAGCTTCGTCGAGCCGGGCCGCCAGCTCGAACTCAAGGTGGACCTGGTCTCCGACGTCGGCCAGAACGCCACGTTCAAGGGGGTCGGGGTCATCGACGGGCAGGAGATGGTGAAGGGCCGGATCATCCTCACCCGGTACAACCTGCGGGAGAAGAATCCGCTCCTGCACAACACCGACGCCCAGATCGTCGCCGGGCTTCGGGACCTCTACGCCACTCTGCGGAAGGGCTCGGTGGGCGCTCGCGCCATCGCCCGGACGCCCGAGCCGGCGGCGGCGAAGCTGGTCTGA
- a CDS encoding PD40 domain-containing protein — protein sequence MLSSLVGLPHVLSAALATVAFGAPIDWSRDGRWIAHLAVDSAEAPALPHGWILAPAIPSPTPAAARRVYRLWATRAGSSDSVLLAESSDPLSSPTWGPDGRSLVFGRFVATQPDGPSSVRGRYEVVVQSGLDQKRVIVVQPDLELDAESRAAIVLLRPTLSADGRRLAIPRPGPAGGVWLLRLDEDRVSRTIDAARFPAWSPDGLRLVYLKLAPGPDGPGVSVHLLNPAGGGDRLLSNDAALTASPPVWGLDSQTILMIASPTRGPFRHTQVDLVRINVEAGFSARISTLEAAAPVNVPQRFRGPATAVGERLPTIHVELALDGEQEQGVCLVDADGQDQVMKWYTVQTQNTFKRFHPLDAGLRIRAPALSPDGRTLAFRVLDGGPSGLAAFCDLNTEEIVLIAPDAATRDRWLDRLAACAVDLIQTWLPMTAGDGPGNRATILPILSELGGIHPRQYRLQRLAKFARSLLEELPPADRADPSPESFEEFRLFFAYLNRDYATAERHLDAVEAASDDPGSRLRWLCLRTQILLGQGEVDRARGIIDYIDRETNVRAVKLEHSPAGPVLTEVENPENAWAKHLAQKATDGALRRAQAGMDGLDFEEAREPDPGLGPGELDRMPNLPFAPNAGVDQGLNPIAPDEFGGIAPPRPRPRIFVEPGDGVEGPAGRPFRAPAPPPPGDVPILHLEQEN from the coding sequence ATGCTGTCGAGCCTGGTGGGCCTCCCCCACGTCCTGTCGGCCGCGCTCGCGACGGTCGCATTCGGCGCTCCGATCGATTGGTCGCGCGACGGCCGGTGGATCGCCCACCTCGCCGTCGACTCCGCCGAGGCCCCCGCCCTCCCCCACGGCTGGATCCTTGCGCCGGCGATCCCGTCGCCGACCCCCGCCGCCGCGCGGCGGGTCTATCGGCTCTGGGCGACCCGAGCCGGCAGCTCGGACTCGGTCCTGCTCGCGGAATCTTCCGATCCGCTTTCCTCGCCGACCTGGGGGCCCGACGGCCGTTCCCTGGTGTTCGGTCGTTTCGTTGCGACCCAGCCCGACGGGCCGTCCAGCGTCCGCGGCCGTTACGAGGTCGTCGTCCAGTCGGGGCTGGACCAGAAACGAGTGATCGTCGTCCAGCCCGACCTGGAACTCGACGCCGAGTCTCGCGCCGCGATCGTTCTCCTGAGGCCGACCTTGAGCGCCGACGGTCGACGGCTGGCGATTCCGAGACCAGGCCCGGCCGGCGGCGTCTGGCTGCTGCGGCTCGACGAGGACCGGGTGTCTCGGACGATCGACGCCGCCCGCTTTCCGGCCTGGTCGCCCGACGGCCTCCGCCTCGTCTACCTCAAACTGGCGCCAGGGCCGGACGGCCCAGGAGTTTCCGTCCACCTGCTGAATCCGGCGGGTGGGGGCGACCGTCTCCTGAGCAACGACGCCGCGCTGACCGCCTCGCCCCCCGTCTGGGGCCTCGACAGCCAGACGATCCTGATGATCGCCAGCCCGACGCGCGGGCCGTTCCGGCACACCCAGGTCGACCTCGTGAGGATCAATGTGGAGGCCGGCTTCAGCGCCCGGATCTCCACCCTCGAGGCCGCCGCGCCGGTTAACGTGCCGCAGCGGTTCCGCGGCCCCGCCACGGCGGTCGGCGAACGGCTCCCTACGATCCACGTCGAACTCGCGCTCGACGGCGAGCAGGAGCAGGGAGTGTGCCTGGTCGACGCCGACGGCCAGGACCAGGTCATGAAGTGGTACACCGTGCAGACGCAGAACACGTTCAAGCGGTTCCACCCCCTCGACGCCGGCCTCCGCATCCGCGCCCCCGCCCTGTCCCCGGACGGCCGGACCCTGGCGTTCCGCGTGCTGGACGGCGGGCCCTCGGGACTCGCGGCCTTCTGCGACCTGAACACCGAGGAAATCGTCCTGATCGCCCCGGACGCCGCGACCCGGGACCGCTGGCTCGATCGACTCGCCGCCTGCGCCGTGGACCTCATCCAGACCTGGCTCCCCATGACGGCCGGGGACGGCCCCGGAAACCGGGCGACCATCCTTCCCATCCTCAGCGAGCTGGGCGGGATCCATCCCCGGCAGTACCGGCTGCAACGGCTCGCGAAGTTCGCCCGGAGCCTGCTGGAAGAACTTCCCCCAGCCGATCGCGCGGACCCCTCGCCGGAATCGTTCGAGGAGTTCCGGCTCTTCTTCGCCTATCTGAACCGGGACTACGCGACCGCCGAGCGCCATCTCGACGCGGTCGAGGCGGCGTCAGACGATCCCGGCTCGCGGCTCCGTTGGCTCTGCCTCCGCACGCAGATCCTGCTGGGCCAGGGCGAGGTCGATCGGGCGCGGGGGATCATCGACTACATCGATCGCGAGACGAACGTCCGTGCGGTGAAGCTCGAACACTCCCCGGCCGGCCCCGTCCTCACCGAAGTCGAGAACCCCGAAAACGCCTGGGCGAAGCACCTGGCGCAGAAGGCGACCGATGGCGCGCTCCGGCGGGCCCAGGCCGGGATGGACGGCCTCGACTTCGAGGAAGCTCGCGAGCCGGATCCGGGACTGGGACCGGGCGAGCTGGACCGGATGCCGAATCTCCCGTTCGCCCCGAACGCCGGCGTCGATCAGGGCCTGAACCCGATCGCGCCCGACGAGTTCGGCGGGATCGCACCGCCCCGGCCTCGCCCTCGGATCTTCGTCGAGCCCGGCGATGGCGTCGAAGGCCCGGCGGGGAGGCCCTTCCGGGCCCCTGCTCCGCCGCCGCCCGGAGACGTCCCGATCCTGCATCTCGAACAGGAAAACTGA